From Flavobacterium sp. 102, a single genomic window includes:
- a CDS encoding sigma-54-dependent Fis family transcriptional regulator produces MESVQNIKQRFEIIGNDPKLNRAIEKAIQVAPTDISVLVVGESGVGKESIPRIIHSLSHRKHGKYIAVNCGAIPEGTIDSELFGHEKGAFTGANNARDGYFEVADGGTIFLDEVGELPLTTQVRLLRVLENGEFIKVGSSQVQKTNVRIVAATNVNMFDAIEKGKFREDLYYRLSTVDIPLPPLRDRKDDIHLLFRKFAADFAHKYKMPPIRLSDDAVQFLQKYRWSGNIRQLRNVAEQISVLETNRDISLSTLQSYLPVEGSNLPSVISGKKSDSDFATERDILYKVLFDMKSDLNDLKKLTLELMKNGAKVQDINPSLIQKVYGAKETESEISFEESPRVNVIPTQNQTQQEEFDDEEDQNYLDAETVEEEEVLKLEQKEIELIKKSLERHKGKRKAAADELGISERTLYRKIKQFDL; encoded by the coding sequence ATGGAATCAGTTCAAAACATAAAACAACGCTTTGAGATTATCGGGAACGACCCGAAACTCAATCGTGCCATTGAGAAAGCGATACAAGTGGCTCCAACGGATATTTCGGTATTGGTTGTAGGTGAAAGTGGTGTTGGTAAAGAAAGTATTCCGAGAATTATCCATTCGCTTTCGCATAGAAAACATGGCAAATACATCGCTGTAAACTGTGGTGCGATTCCGGAAGGAACCATTGACAGTGAACTTTTTGGTCACGAAAAAGGCGCTTTTACGGGTGCCAATAATGCTCGAGATGGTTATTTTGAAGTAGCCGATGGCGGAACCATTTTCTTGGATGAAGTAGGCGAATTGCCACTGACAACACAAGTTCGTTTGTTGCGTGTTTTGGAAAATGGTGAGTTTATTAAAGTTGGTTCCTCACAAGTACAAAAAACGAATGTTCGAATTGTAGCGGCTACTAATGTCAATATGTTTGACGCGATAGAAAAAGGAAAATTCCGTGAGGATTTGTATTATCGATTGAGCACCGTAGATATTCCTTTACCGCCATTACGCGATAGAAAAGACGATATTCATTTATTATTCAGAAAATTTGCTGCCGATTTTGCGCACAAATACAAAATGCCGCCAATCAGATTGAGTGATGATGCGGTTCAGTTTTTACAAAAATACCGTTGGAGTGGTAACATTCGTCAGTTGCGAAATGTAGCCGAACAGATTTCGGTTTTGGAAACCAATCGTGATATTTCTCTGTCGACTTTACAATCTTATCTTCCTGTTGAAGGAAGCAATTTACCTTCAGTAATTAGCGGAAAGAAATCCGATAGTGATTTTGCCACTGAGAGAGATATTTTATACAAAGTACTTTTTGACATGAAAAGTGACTTGAATGATTTGAAAAAACTGACTTTGGAACTGATGAAAAACGGGGCGAAAGTGCAAGACATTAATCCGAGTTTGATTCAGAAAGTTTACGGAGCTAAAGAAACAGAAAGCGAAATTTCGTTTGAAGAATCTCCAAGAGTTAATGTAATTCCAACACAAAATCAAACACAACAAGAAGAATTTGACGATGAAGAGGATCAAAATTATTTAGATGCCGAAACCGTTGAAGAGGAAGAAGTATTGAAATTGGAACAAAAAGAAATCGAACTCATTAAAAAATCATTGGAACGCCACAAAGGCAAACGAAAAGCTGCAGCTGATGAATTAGGCATTTCAGAGAGAACTTTGTACCGAAAGATTAAGCAGTTTGATTTGTAA
- the lptE gene encoding LPS assembly lipoprotein LptE, whose translation MKNIHYILLLLIAFSINSCSVYNFTGTSGNINAKTFQVNYFQNASDLVEPGIERTFTLRLQDLIQNQTNLNLTNSNGDLLYEGEITDYRITPMTATADQKAAQSRLTIAVMVRFTNKNKEADNFEKRFSFFYDYSGQNQLVGSQLTEALDVIFERITQDIFNETLAKW comes from the coding sequence ATGAAAAATATACATTACATTTTACTTTTACTTATCGCTTTCAGCATCAACAGTTGTTCGGTATACAATTTTACCGGAACTAGCGGAAACATCAACGCCAAAACCTTTCAGGTGAATTATTTCCAAAATGCTTCCGATTTAGTAGAACCCGGAATTGAAAGAACATTCACTTTGCGCTTGCAGGATTTAATTCAGAATCAAACCAATTTAAATCTGACGAATTCCAATGGTGATTTGTTGTATGAGGGTGAAATTACCGATTACCGAATTACGCCTATGACAGCAACAGCGGATCAAAAAGCAGCACAAAGTCGATTGACTATTGCGGTTATGGTTCGTTTTACCAATAAAAACAAGGAAGCGGATAACTTCGAAAAAAGATTTTCTTTCTTCTATGATTACAGCGGACAAAACCAATTGGTTGGCTCGCAACTAACAGAAGCACTTGATGTCATTTTTGAACGAATCACTCAAGATATTTTCAACGAAACATTAGCCAAATGGTAG
- a CDS encoding tetratricopeptide repeat protein — protein MNLTDYTYLLNKPEAINDRYAETLDNVLSAFPYFQSARVLKLKHLYNQDSFSYNYALKISAAYTTDRSILFDFITSDSFVSVQKGLYEKKLEELMNMNVVGLEEVIVDYKPLPIDPLEQSILTSIKESLPSEEQKAEEKLAIGKPLEFSKDEKHSFQEWLQLSRFKPIVREESSKNISTAEEDKKKKIDLIDKFIENNPKITPIAKDTTVPVIAPIAEDTSYLMTETLARVYLEQKKYSKAIQAYEILILKYPEKSSFFADRISDIKILQQNNN, from the coding sequence TTGAATTTAACCGATTACACATACTTACTCAACAAACCCGAAGCCATCAATGATAGGTATGCGGAAACCTTAGACAATGTACTGAGCGCTTTCCCGTATTTTCAAAGTGCACGTGTGTTGAAGTTAAAGCATTTGTACAATCAGGATAGTTTCAGTTATAATTACGCCCTGAAAATTTCGGCAGCTTACACAACGGATAGAAGTATTTTGTTTGATTTTATCACTTCAGATTCTTTTGTTTCAGTGCAAAAAGGTTTGTATGAAAAGAAACTCGAAGAGTTAATGAATATGAATGTCGTTGGTCTCGAGGAAGTTATTGTTGACTATAAACCGTTACCCATTGACCCATTGGAACAATCAATTCTTACGTCAATTAAAGAATCATTACCTTCGGAGGAACAAAAAGCCGAAGAAAAATTAGCCATTGGCAAACCCTTAGAATTTTCTAAAGACGAAAAGCACTCTTTTCAGGAATGGTTACAATTATCGAGATTTAAACCAATCGTTAGAGAAGAATCGTCAAAAAATATATCCACTGCAGAAGAAGACAAAAAGAAAAAAATCGATTTAATCGACAAATTCATCGAGAACAACCCGAAGATTACGCCTATCGCCAAAGACACTACAGTACCAGTAATAGCGCCAATTGCAGAAGACACTTCTTATTTAATGACCGAAACTTTGGCCAGAGTTTATTTAGAACAAAAAAAATATTCGAAAGCAATACAAGCTTATGAAATATTAATTTTGAAATATCCGGAAAAAAGTAGTTTCTTTGCAGACCGAATTTCGGATATTAAAATTTTACAACAGAATAACAATTAA
- the secG gene encoding preprotein translocase subunit SecG translates to MFTIFLAAITLVCFLLIIAVMVQNPKGGGLSSSLGGTQMLGGVQKTTDFLDKSTWFLAGTLIVLILLSSISFPSMVGQSDSKVIDQTEIAPKTAAPTTPATTTPAKPAEEKK, encoded by the coding sequence ATGTTTACTATTTTTTTAGCAGCAATAACTTTAGTTTGTTTCTTATTAATCATCGCTGTGATGGTGCAAAACCCTAAAGGTGGCGGTTTATCTTCTTCATTAGGCGGAACTCAAATGTTGGGTGGCGTTCAAAAAACTACAGACTTTTTAGATAAAAGTACTTGGTTTTTAGCCGGAACTTTAATCGTTTTGATTTTATTGTCAAGTATCAGCTTCCCAAGTATGGTTGGCCAATCAGATTCAAAAGTAATTGACCAAACAGAAATTGCTCCAAAAACAGCTGCACCAACAACACCAGCAACTACTACTCCGGCGAAACCGGCGGAAGAGAAAAAATAA
- the groES gene encoding co-chaperone GroES: protein MALNIKPLSDRVIVEPAAAETQTASGIIIPDTAKEKPQKGKVVAVGNGKKDEPLTVKVGDTVLYGKYAGTDLKFDGKDYLIMREDDILAII from the coding sequence ATGGCATTAAATATTAAACCTCTTTCAGACAGAGTGATTGTGGAACCGGCTGCCGCTGAAACACAAACGGCTTCCGGAATTATTATTCCCGATACTGCTAAAGAAAAGCCACAAAAAGGAAAAGTGGTAGCAGTAGGAAACGGTAAAAAAGACGAACCTTTAACGGTTAAAGTTGGCGATACGGTTTTATACGGAAAATATGCCGGAACCGATTTAAAGTTCGATGGCAAAGATTATTTAATCATGCGCGAAGATGACATCTTAGCAATTATCTAA
- the groL gene encoding chaperonin GroEL (60 kDa chaperone family; promotes refolding of misfolded polypeptides especially under stressful conditions; forms two stacked rings of heptamers to form a barrel-shaped 14mer; ends can be capped by GroES; misfolded proteins enter the barrel where they are refolded when GroES binds), with translation MAKDIKFDIEARDGLKRGVDALANAVKVTLGPKGRNVIIGKSFGGPNVTKDGVTVAKEIELKDPLENMGAQMVKEVASKTNDLAGDGTTTATVLAQAIVKEGLKNVAAGANPMDLKRGIDKAVEAIVADLGKQAQVVGSDSEKIKQIASISANNDEVIGELIATAFGKVGKEGVITVEEAKGTDTYVDVVEGMQFDRGYLSPYFVTNPEKMEVELERPYILLYDKKVSSLKELLPILEPVAQSGKPLLIIAEDVDGEALSTLVVNKLRGALKIAAVKAPGFGDRRKAMLEDIAILTGGTVIAEESGYTLENTTLEMLGTAEKVTIDKDNTTIVNGAGEADMIKNRVNQIKAQMETTTSDYDKEKLQERLAKLAGGVAVLYVGAASEVEMKEKKDRVDDALHATRAAVEEGIVAGGGVALLRAKSVLADLKSDNADEATGIQIVSRAVESPLRTIVENAGLEGSVVVAKVSEGKANFGYNAKTDEYVDMLKAGIIDPKKVTRVALENAASVAGMILTTECALVEIKEENAGGGMPMGGGMPGMM, from the coding sequence ATGGCAAAAGATATAAAATTCGACATTGAAGCTCGCGACGGTTTAAAACGTGGTGTTGATGCCTTAGCGAATGCAGTAAAAGTGACTTTAGGTCCAAAAGGAAGAAACGTAATCATCGGAAAATCATTTGGTGGACCAAACGTTACCAAAGACGGTGTTACCGTAGCCAAAGAAATCGAATTGAAAGATCCATTAGAAAATATGGGTGCTCAAATGGTGAAAGAAGTAGCTTCTAAAACCAATGACTTGGCTGGTGACGGAACCACAACTGCAACCGTTTTAGCGCAAGCTATCGTAAAAGAAGGCTTAAAAAACGTAGCGGCCGGCGCTAATCCAATGGATTTAAAACGCGGTATTGACAAAGCGGTTGAAGCTATTGTAGCTGACCTTGGCAAACAAGCTCAAGTAGTTGGAAGCGATTCTGAAAAAATCAAGCAAATTGCCTCTATTTCAGCAAATAATGATGAAGTAATTGGCGAATTAATCGCTACTGCTTTTGGGAAAGTTGGAAAAGAAGGCGTAATCACTGTTGAAGAAGCTAAAGGAACGGATACTTACGTTGATGTAGTAGAAGGAATGCAATTCGACAGAGGTTATTTATCTCCGTATTTCGTTACCAATCCAGAAAAAATGGAGGTTGAACTTGAAAGACCTTACATTCTTTTGTACGACAAAAAAGTATCTTCTTTAAAAGAATTATTACCAATATTAGAACCGGTAGCCCAATCTGGGAAACCCTTATTAATTATTGCTGAAGATGTTGACGGAGAAGCATTATCTACTTTAGTAGTAAACAAGTTGCGTGGTGCCTTGAAAATTGCCGCCGTGAAAGCTCCGGGATTTGGTGACCGAAGAAAAGCAATGTTAGAGGATATTGCCATCTTAACCGGAGGAACGGTAATTGCCGAAGAAAGCGGTTATACCTTAGAAAATACTACCTTGGAAATGTTGGGAACTGCTGAAAAAGTAACCATCGACAAAGACAATACAACCATTGTAAACGGAGCTGGTGAGGCGGACATGATTAAAAATCGTGTCAACCAAATCAAAGCCCAAATGGAAACTACAACTTCGGACTACGACAAAGAAAAATTACAAGAGCGTTTGGCTAAATTGGCTGGCGGTGTAGCTGTACTTTATGTTGGCGCTGCGTCAGAAGTAGAAATGAAAGAGAAAAAAGACCGTGTTGACGATGCATTACACGCCACAAGAGCTGCTGTAGAAGAAGGAATCGTTGCCGGTGGTGGTGTTGCCCTTTTAAGAGCCAAAAGTGTTTTAGCCGATTTAAAATCTGACAATGCTGACGAAGCAACCGGAATCCAAATTGTATCTCGCGCTGTAGAATCGCCATTGAGAACTATTGTTGAAAATGCAGGCTTAGAAGGTTCTGTAGTTGTGGCAAAAGTTTCAGAAGGCAAAGCTAATTTTGGTTACAACGCCAAAACTGACGAATACGTTGACATGTTAAAAGCCGGAATCATCGATCCTAAAAAAGTAACTCGTGTAGCGCTTGAAAATGCGGCTTCAGTTGCCGGAATGATTTTAACTACCGAATGTGCTTTAGTGGAAATCAAAGAAGAAAATGCCGGTGGCGGAATGCCAATGGGTGGCGGAATGCCGGGAATGATGTAA